In Deltaproteobacteria bacterium, the following proteins share a genomic window:
- a CDS encoding radical SAM protein, with protein sequence MATANKYLDLHLPKCLYIEITNRCNLRCRSCILYRGGWEPHRDMSLEEFQGVIGQLPNLQRAVLHGIGEPLLNPQLPLMIRALKERQVFVLFNSNAILLNNRRQEELIEAGLDELRISLDAATSRGYQNVRQSDKFEAIVDNIAAFSKRLAASRSPRPKLSLWFLATRENVRELPDFIELASSLGIAQVYLQRLVHFLDNDGYGLARSENALKNADEGITALITRSMVRARELGIQFSASGLTDPLQSLQPECRSAKPWQNCLRPWQVLYVTAHGNVLPCCISPFSTVDYQAIILGNVFKNRVRDVWFGPKYQQFRQAIILITCLRLATTVRMRVAAKCGTIFINTIPAMIITLPRVNRL encoded by the coding sequence ATGGCTACGGCCAACAAATACCTGGACTTGCACCTGCCAAAGTGCCTTTACATCGAAATCACCAATCGCTGCAATCTGCGCTGCCGAAGCTGCATTCTCTACCGAGGGGGCTGGGAGCCGCACCGGGATATGTCGCTCGAGGAGTTCCAGGGGGTGATAGGGCAGTTGCCAAATCTGCAGCGTGCCGTGCTGCATGGCATTGGCGAGCCCCTGCTCAATCCACAGCTGCCACTTATGATCCGCGCTTTGAAAGAGCGTCAGGTATTTGTTCTTTTCAACAGCAATGCCATCCTGCTCAACAACAGGCGCCAGGAAGAACTCATAGAAGCAGGCCTGGACGAGCTTCGCATCTCTCTAGATGCTGCCACCTCCAGAGGCTATCAGAACGTGCGCCAGAGTGACAAGTTCGAAGCCATCGTGGACAATATTGCCGCCTTCAGCAAACGACTGGCTGCGAGCAGGTCGCCAAGGCCTAAATTGTCTCTCTGGTTCTTGGCAACGAGGGAGAATGTCAGAGAACTTCCTGATTTCATTGAACTGGCATCTTCTCTGGGTATTGCGCAGGTATACCTGCAGAGGCTGGTCCATTTTCTCGACAACGATGGCTATGGACTGGCCAGATCTGAAAATGCCCTCAAAAATGCTGATGAGGGTATCACAGCATTGATAACAAGAAGTATGGTGAGAGCCAGAGAATTAGGGATACAGTTCAGTGCTTCTGGACTCACTGACCCACTGCAAAGTTTGCAACCTGAATGCAGGTCTGCAAAACCATGGCAGAACTGCCTGCGCCCCTGGCAGGTGCTCTATGTCACTGCACACGGTAATGTGCTGCCATGCTGCATCTCTCCTTTTTCCACAGTTGATTACCAGGCCATTATCCTGGGAAATGTATTCAAGAACAGGGTGAGAGATGTCTGGTTCGGGCCCAAGTATCAGCAATTCAGACAGGCAATTATACTGATCACCTGTCTCCGGCTGGCTACAACAGTCAGAATGAGAGTGGCGGCAAAGTGTGGCACCATTTTTATCAATACCATACCGGCAATGATCATCACCCTGCCACGAGTGAACAGACTGTAA